Genomic window (Oenanthe melanoleuca isolate GR-GAL-2019-014 chromosome 1A, OMel1.0, whole genome shotgun sequence):
CCTGCATCAAGCTGGCAGCAGACAccaacagccacagcacagaacCCTCCCAGGTACAACAGCATGAAACACCCCTCAGTTTGGGGAAGTGACAGCACTTCTGGGCCCCAAAGAGCAGTGAAGGCAGCAGAACCAGCATACAGTAGACACAGCCCTCTGCCCATATGTGGTCTAAGTAAAAAAATTTGCTAGTATCTTAAAGTATGTGACTAATCTGtaatcaataaataaaatgctgttaTTACCTTTTGCTCTACCATATAACAAAGGGAGCTTAAAAACAGGATCTGCAGATTATGTTTAACTAAGAACTAACAAATGTTGAGGAAAATGTAATCAAATAGGTAATTTCTGTGCAAGTAGACATAAATCACTTAAATAAGCAGCCAATCAACCTACCTTCAAGGCTGTGAAGAAAGCCATCTAGGACGATATAGAAATAACACCAGATAAACCAAGTTTGAAAACAAGATAACAGACTGAGCATGCACCAATTAAGAAAGTGCAATAAAAGGACAAGTGATGAAGATGATTAAATGACCACCAAAATCCTGAAGGGGTTGTATTAAGCCCTAAAGGACACTAGATGGCAGGAAAGACTCAATAGTTAACTTCTGTTggtattatttttcaaaataggCCTTTTATGTTATTATATTGATTGTTAAACTGTTGTTGATATTATATTGATATATCCAATGTTGACTGTTATACTGATTTGTCTGTGTAGTGAATATTAAACAGCCTTTTAAACAGAAACTGCATTAATTCATGCAGGGCTGGAAGAACTTGTGCAAATAAAGAATGCCTGTTTTAATAGTGATATCCTTTGCTGTAGAGTGAATTTGCTTCAAGGCACATGAGGAtgtgttttctctcttgcttcaGCCTTGGTGGGGATGAGGCTGGTGATGCTGATTTGACTGATTCTTCATTTCAATACATGCTCTCACACCTGGCCTCATGTGGTTTGTTCATCCCCTTTTTGGATTGGGAAGAGGATACTGAGCCATCTTCATCCCTTCCTAGACCCCCAGGCATGATGCCACAGGGTCAGCACCCTCAGAACAGTGCCAGGCCCTGCCAGTCTGCTCTTGCACATCTTCCCCAGCATTGGGAGGGCTGCTGGAGTCTGGAGGCAAATTCAGCCCCAGGCCAAATGGGAACAGCCTGCCAGGCCCCACTGCATCTGGGACAGAGGGACCACAAGGACAAAGGAACCCCCAAGGCTGAACCATGACCATGTAGCTCTGCCAGCAAAGGTCTTCCAGGTCAGcaactccctgctcccctccatgCCCAACAATGACCCACCAAAGGGATACCCACAGAAATCCGAATGTCCTCCTTTAATCTGTCCATGCTTTGAAATGTGAAACAAACTAACACATCCCAATCTGAAGCCAAATCGCACTGAGCTCAGCATAGAGTGGGAGTAGCTCCTTCCCCCTCTGCCCTCCATGGGTATCCTACACAGGGCACCACCACAGCAGAGGGATGCACAGCCTTCCAGGCCCTCCTCCCACCGGGGCCGCGGGAGGAAACACCCTCTCCACTGTGCCCTCTTCTCCTGGGAAGCCAAGAGAAGAGATGTTAGCTGAAAAAGATCTCCCTGACGTATTTCAGGGCATCGTCCTCAGAGTCCTCCCCGCCTGTCCTCTCTGCGACAGCACCAGCGCCAGGAGGGGACGGAAGCGCCGGACCGCGGCCACCGCCTCCATCCGAGCTGGCCGTGCTTCCAGGAGCCTCGTTCGGTGTGGGCgggagctcctgctcctcttcgCTGCGGGACCGGGCCTTCTCCTCATTTTCCTCGCACTGCAGGTTCTGAGCAGAGGGAGAACAACAAGCGGCGGCCGTGCGTGACTTCCCGCCGGGAGCAGCCCGAGGAGAAGCAGGGCAGCCCACCCCCGAGAGCCAGGCCGAGCCAGGCCCCGCGGCTCTGCTCGGCAGCGCCCGGCAgggggcacaggctgcagcgCTGCCGGGACAGAGGGCAGGGGGCCGGGAAAGCCGTGCGGGACCCGCCCAGACAGCCGCGGGCAGCTGCgctccccgccgctccccggAGCCCGGCCAGGGCCAGGGCCGCGTCCCCGCCCGCGGAGCTGCCGGCTCACCTCGGCCAGGACCGCCAGGGCCGCCTCCACCAGCTCCGCCTCGTTCATGCAGTACAGCGCCGCGGGCCTGGGCAGGGCACGGGGGACGCTCAGCGCGGGCAGCGCTCGCCCTCCCGCCCTAGCGCTCCCCGCCCCAGCGCTACCTgcgccccgccgcccgccgccgcccgggccTGGGGGACGGGGCCGCCGCCCGCTCGTCCCCCGCCGCCCCCATCCAGGCCGGgagctgccgccgccgcccgcccgccgccatGCCGCGGGGCGGTGCCGCCTTccgcccggcccgcccgccTGCTTCCTCGGCTGGATGGGGCTGCGGGGCAGCTGGAAGAGCGGCCCCCAAACCCAAGTGACCGCAGAGCCCCGCGTTTGATCGGGCAGGCAGGCGCTCAGTGAGGCCGCGTCCCTCGATAGGGGGAGCGGACGTGGCTCTGGGCCTGCCGCGGAGCAGACGGCACGTTCGGAAGGGGCAGCCCGGTTGGCCGGTGAGGGGCCCGGCAGCTCCGCTCTGCCGGAGAAGCGAGGAGAGAGGGGAGCCTGGGCCAAGAATGGATCAAAGCCCCTCCGGGAATACAGCGCGTTGGGCATTGTTCTAGCAAAACACGTTCATTCCTTCCCCCCAGGCCTCTGGCACGCTATCGATGTTGTGCTAATGCGTCATTTTGCATAGGAGCCTTGGGCTGGCGCGTGTTTTTTAcactttctttccctgtttgggggtttttgttttgttatgatGCAAACCTGAAAGTAGTCTCTCTTCAGAAATCTCAACTCACCCTCTGTGAAGGCTGGAAGACAACATCTGGAAGAAAGTAGTATTTATGGTAGTGgtcaaggccaggttgaatggCACTTTGGacagcctggtctagtggaaggtggcAGTGCCCATAGCAGAAATTTGGAATGAGAAAAGCTTTGGGCCCCCTCCACTCCAgaccattctataattctgtaattccaaaTTCTAAAACACTGATGCAATGTAGTCAACCCTGCAGGGCTTGGAATACAGCCACAATCTTTCTTGGCCTTTTGAAAGGCCAACCAAGGCTCCCATTTGAGAGCTCTAAACTCTGACtaaccctgggaattcctgaagCCAGTTTGAAGTCAGCACTGGAGTTGAGGAGACAGCTCAGACTGGCATGAAGAGCAACTGCACCGTTAGTATCAAATCCCACTGAGGTGGAAACCCCGAACTTAAATGTCAGTCTGGCAATCTTGGAGGCCCTTGAAATGGAAGGTGGGGTTATCAGATCAGTGTAGTCAGCAGGAGCAAGTTACTCCACGGACAACATACCATAAGCATACCTGTAGTGAGGACTTCAGTATCCTGCAGTGTTGCCCCTGAGCAGCTGTCTGTGAGTATGGCTACCCACACGGTTCATGAGTGGCTGTTCATTTTCCAGCAGAGTGCATGCTCTGCCAAGGAACACACTACTATAAACTCCTAACACAGGCCAAGGAtagaagcagcagaaagctcCATGGCAGTGTGTAAGCAGATGAAATGTATCTGCTTAGTCCATTCAAAGACTATGCAATACATGAGCACAGCACTTGCCCTGATGCTGGGGGGCTTAGGGGGAGAGACAGCCCAAGAGACAGAGAGCCCTTTACAAGACCAGACTGGTCTTGGCCTCCCTCCCCCTATCCATCATCAGGTAGCCACTAGGCACAATGTAGATTCTGAGCTCCAACACAAGTATTTCAAAGTCTGACTCAGGATTTCTGCTCTGGTTGGTGGCAGAAACCTGTGGCAAGGTAACACAATACATCCAAGTGAACACAGCTGATTTTGTTCCTGGATGTTTGGTTcatcctgctgtgcaggagtggggctggaaGCACCTGATGAAAATGCAAGCACTTTTTTGCATGCAGGAGACTTGGCACATCACTGTCCTCACCACCCTCCATGTTTTGCAGCAACTGCTCAACAAAGCATAGAGTTCAAATGCAAgggaatattttctctttatggaaaaaaaacacaaataaaaacaaactagCAAAATCATAACAACAAATGTTATACCCAAAGAATACTCGGGTTTCTCATCAGCCTTTCCAGTTGGAGTCATCTTATTGTCATGCACTGTGCTGCCTCAAGCTTGCTTCCACCAGCCTCACCTTCTTCTGCAGAACCCTGACATGACCACAGCCTTTTAGCCCCGAGCTACTCAAGACTCCCTAACAGGGGGAAGTCCAGCTGCCACAATGGATTAGTGGAGACTTATTTTTCAGTGCTGCCACTGATCCAGTCCCACACTGGCATTCTGTTGCACAGTGGTTTGGCAAACATATTTGTCAAGAGGCAAAAGCTACAATGAGAAGAGGGACTTTGCTTTGCCTTCTCTCCCATGCAGTTGGTTCCTGTGAGTTAACACTGGTTTTGTCAAGTCTGTTGCTCTTTCCCCCCTCAGTACTGGGTTAAGACTTTTGAGCCAGTAAGgttgttaatttaattttcccatCCATAGAAGCAGTGAGGCAGGTCCCGCAGTCCATGGCTGTGCTCCAATCCACTGTGACAACAGGAGCTCGGTGTCctcccagggaaaggcagctctCCAGAACCTTTTCCTCACCATTTAActaaaaagaaggaaagcatAAGATTTTAAGGGGGTAAGTTTCTGCAGTGGGGGCAATGCACCTGACAAGACAAGCCAAAGCCTGATAGAGACTCCGTATCTCTAAGAGCATGCATAAGTAAGCAAAAATCAGAGAGATACTGAGATATGTGTAGCACACACATGAAAGGAAGCTTCCAGTCTCACTGTAGAAGTGTTCTCAAGCAGCTCAGCTTTTGACATCAGCTGAACTTCAGTAATTGAACAAGGCAAGCTAAGAGCATACACTGATGAGAAGCACATAAGCCTAAGCTATAGCTCATGTTAGTTCAGGTGCTCTGAGTGCCCCAGATGCAAAGTAAAAATTCTATCTAATCTGCCCTGCAAGAGCATGGGAATGTGATCATTAACACCTGTTACTGAAGCACAGAATTTTAGGCATTCAGAACCATTCAGCTATGCCCTTCATTAATTTCAGTAAGGGAAGAGAATCAAGCTGGGTATAATATAGAATCAGCAGGCACAGAAGGCAGATTGAACATGAACACCAATCAACAATCATACATTTTGCATTGAACTGAATCCATATTAAAAAGGTAATTAGAACTTTGTCCTAGGCACCTGGACTAAAAACTAAGTTTAAGAAGGAGCACAAATACTGCAGCTACACATATAGGACAAACACTTGCTGTACACCACACACTGCTAAAATGCACACTGTGAGAAACTAAACAACTTTGGCAGACCAAGGATGGGTATGTGCTGTTTAAGAACttccagtggctgctgctgcacccttGTAATCAACAGCAGCTTGTATGGATACTTAAGAGTACTCCCCAACACTTCTCAGAAAGTGTCACCACTTCTCACTTACCTTAAAAATTACTCCCCCAGTAGAAGAACATGTCAACATGTAATTGCCCTCGGAGTCAAAAGCAAAAAGCCGTCCTCGTGGGAACTGGACTTGCTTGTAGCCACTGTACCCAGACAGAATAAAAGGGCCTGTAGCTTCCCTGGGAAGGTCATACTCAGACACCTTCAAGCCACTTTTATGGATATTCCACTGAATAAACTAGAATGAGAAAAAGAGATGACAAAAACCTATAATGAAATTAACTGATGCAAGTACAGTtgccttttttgcttttaagcaAAACAGTGGGTATTCCTCACAAACCAAAGATGGCATTTTGACATCCATATCTAAGTGGCTGTATTAATAAAACACAGGCTGCAAAGGCTGTAAGAGTGCCTTCTATCCAGGCAAAGATATGCCCTGCCTTCCTCAAGCACTACTGCCTATGTGTCCTTCACATAGTACTGCATGCAGTACTCTGGTGAGAACTTGCTTAACTCTTCAGCCATGGTCCTCTTGAGCCACACCACTACTGCTGAAGACTGAGTAACTGCAGAACTGAAGTATTTGTTATAAACATaacagggagctgctgatgAGATTATGCAAAGTGGTCAATGATATGCTTCCCTGTGAATTCCAGATCTCAAATGTGGTGATCTCGGGGGCAGAGAAAGGTCATCCTCACATGGACTATTTAGGAAAGGGATGTCACCAACAGTAGGATTTGCACACAAGGTCCAAGACAGCTCCAACTATTAATACATTTTCAGCCACTCTCTGCATATTGCATGGAGCAGGGTGGTATTGCACACCTAAGACTGCAATTAGCAGCCCACATTTCATCCAGAATCTGAGTGTATCTTTACAACTGTCCCCACCATATGGAGAAGACTCCAGCAGTGATCTCTCTGCCAGCTGACCACCAGGAGGTCATTCACAGCCTACCTTGCCATCCTCTCCTATGCTGTAGACAGTGTTCTCATCATAGCTGAACTCGACAGAGTAGACTTCTCCATCATGTGCCTTCCAGCTCATGGCGCACTCGTGCTGCTGCATATCTGAGGGGAGAACAGTACTGAACACTCCTTGTACTCACACAGAGCTCAGGTGAACACAGTCAGGCCTTCTATGTTCCTGAGGTCTCTGTGACAGCCCTCCAAACCAGCCTGGGGGAGCCCAGTCCAGTCCCAGCACTCTGTGCCTATACTCCCAATTTCACTTTGGCCACAAAAATCATTGTCTGTAACTACTCGACTTTACAGGGCTGCTCACACACTCACTGTCCACTGCAGGCATTCTGCATCCAAGCACCCACTGGCACTCCTCCTCCCCTTGTTATCATACCATCCTcccagctgctgacagctctgtcCTCCCaaagccctggcactgcagcctccccctGTGCCAGAAGCAGATTCTTCATTCAAAGGCAGGAGGCCTGAAATCCTTCATTGCAAGGACAGGCTGAAGAGGACAAAAacctgagaaacagaaattgctTCCAGAAGGAGGACTGATGTGAAGCCCTTGCATTTAAATGGAAGGTCTCACATGAATTGCTTTCCTTATGACTCTGCCTCTAGTGTCTAGTTGTACTGCTATCTGGCACAGCACAAGACCACAAGGGTTAAGCATAAATTCACTCTCCTCTTCAGCAGGAGAGAAACAACAAATCCAGAAGTAGTACCAGGGTCTCCAGCCAATGTCCTCTAGAAAAAGTCTGTCAATTCACTCCTGAGAGCTCCTGTGGAGACAATAGCTTCCACCTTGGTCTCCAAGCATATCCTACAGCTGCCTCCCTACTAGGGGCATCCAGCTGAGGACTAGGGGCCACCTCACTACTCAgtttcacagaaacatttaagTTAGAAAAGACCTCCAAAATAATCAAACCCAACTTTAACACTGCCAAGTGCACCACTAAACTATACTCCTAAGTGCCATATCTGtaacatcttttaaatacttccagggatggtgactccagcacttTCCCAGGCAGCCTGCTCCACGCCGGACAATCCCTTTGGTGATGGAagttttcctaatatccaatctaaacctcccctgatgCAGCCTGAGACTGTTTCCTCCTATCTGATCccttgttacctgggagaagagactgactcCAACCTGGCTACAACCTTCTTTCAGGTAGCTGTAGAAAGCAGTAAGGTGTCCCCTCAGCCTTCTTTTCCCTAAGCTAAAAATCATCAGTTCCTGCAGCCACTCCTCATgttctccagacccttcaccgttttggttttgctctttggacatgctccagcccctcaatgttTTTCatgcagtgaggggcccaaaactgaacatGCTGTTTGAGGTGCaacctcagcagtgccaggtgcAGGGGGACAATCActtccctcaccctgctggccacactatttgTGATACAAGTCCAGATGCCAGTTTTGGCTGCCTGCCCCCACAGCTGGCTATCAACCAacacccccaggtccctctcCACCGTACCAAAGAGACGAACGATGCCATCTGCAGCCCCGGTGACCAGAAGGTTGCCATTGTGGTTGAAGGCTGTGCAGTTAATAGCAATGGGCTCAGGCTCCAGGGagaactgcagctggaagggaaaATCTGCATTAATGCTGAGAAatggagctggaggtgctgaaGAACTAAACtccaggggaaggaaggaagaaagaaagatggTATTTAGTAACCAGAACTCTGGTTTGGAGCCCTACACCTCTACTGACTACAAACTTCAATGTCTGGCAGCTGTATTTTACTGTGACACTAAACCAGCAATTCACCTCAGCCAAGCCACAGCTTTCTTGGCCATGGCCTCAAGGTTGCAAAACCAGCTTCTGGCAGGCATAAGCTTGAGTATGTTGCTTTCTCCTACATGTCAGAGATAGCACTTCACTTAAAAACAGGGAAGGCAAGGGAAACAGCAGCAACGAAAACCCTTCAGTACAGCTCTACTGGAGAAAGCCTGAGCAAAGCATCATTCAATCCACTTGGGATATTTCCAGTCACAAactctgcagccaggacagaAACAAGGCCATGGACTACTCTGAAGAATTCTTtagaaaaaccccaacacaccaataaaacaaaagaaaatttcaccCAATCCAGCAGCTacttacattatttatttttatcctgaATGTGAcaaaggggaaaggaggaaggaggaaaaagaagggtGTTGAGAAGAAAGTCAGCATAATTTAGAATGAGGGCTCCTACACATTGAAACAGAAGACACTCATTCTTGGCAAGCAACTGAGAAAGTAAAGCAACCCAGCAAGTACCTGCTGTTTCATTGTCTTTGTGTCCCACAGTAGCAGCTTCCCAGGAACCTGGTTCATGCTTTTGCCCCCAGAGTTGATTACTGAGAAGTCAATGTGGGagacagggctctgggctgctgcagagcagacaaAGGAAGCACCACTTGGGCTGCAGGCAAGCGAGAGGATCCTGAAACACAGATACAGGGTCTGAATTACCTTCCTCCTGCAACTGCCTCAAGCAAAACACCCACCTATGAGCTCTCCTATTAAGACCCCACAAGACAGGGTGCACTGTAAAGGAGGACAGGATTCATGTGCTTAGTTTTTGAGTGTCTCACATTTAACTGAGCAGTTTTGCTCAGGCAGGGACTGCCTCTAGGAGACTAGATAGTCCTGCAgttgcagaaaagcagcaggaacatTGAGATGTTCActattaaaaccaaaaccatttatttatatttatatatagaagTCAGTATTCCAGAGTTACCTGGGCATGTCTTCATCAATGCTGATTTCACAGAGATTCTTCTTTGCTTCTGTGTCATAAAGACGAACTGTCCCGACCCCACTGCCAAGCAATAGCTTGAAACCAGCAAGGAAGCAGATGGAAAGAGTGAGTGAGCAGTACAATGATGCTGGCCAACAACCACCAAGacttagtattttttttctatttatgcATTCAGGCTAAATATTACTCCATTATGGTACATCCTGTCTTCCTGTGCAATCACACTGAGTAGGACTACCCCAAAGCCACAGAAGTCAGAGTAAAAGCCCTGCTTCCCAGTGAGAAAAAGATCTAATAGGCACCAGGGTGGCATAAACACCACTTTCTAGATCATGGCTCAACCCTATAGGATGGAAAACATGTATGGAGTCTCAATATCTAGGGGTCCAAGGAAAGAAAGGCTTGAGATTGTTAACTGTATGCTAAAGAGAAAATCAAGCAGAAGCCAACTCCCTTCACCCTTGGGAGGGTGAAATCATCCAGAAGAGCTCAGACATGTTTTATCAGTGTTGCTaaaatttcagttaaaatttAAGTCATGGAGAGATGCATTATAAAAGAAATTTGAGCAAGCCAGATCTTTGTCACTTCAGTGTCTAATTTGCTGGTGAATCCTACATGTATTTCACAATGAAGAATCTTTCTGTTagcaagaaagaaataaatcccacaaagcagaagaaacatCATCACAACAAACAAAGCACAACAAGTACATCAACAAC
Coding sequences:
- the CYREN gene encoding cell cycle regulator of non-homologous end joining; this translates as MAAGGRRRQLPAWMGAAGDERAAAPSPRPGRRRAAGRRPAALYCMNEAELVEAALAVLAENLQCEENEEKARSRSEEEQELPPTPNEAPGSTASSDGGGGRGPALPSPPGAGAVAERTGGEDSEDDALKYVREIFFS
- the WDR91 gene encoding WD repeat-containing protein 91 isoform X2, translating into MKKEELEVEQAVMHHKLPAYVANMDRLGDSELDMTCNQRSTAHSLQSRGGFLSSFLSQNKKGPSRPTHSIGASPVQTGSMLLGKKEPTNHQSAKGKEGTASCKDGKSHFSGLVAGESSSLQQRQKRLQEHGKERKELLSKGTFQGQSAEKKTDTSIAEAEPVSELHAEQTETSSKMPGSSAEAVGVRQEQPFIVLSQEEYGEHHSSIMYCRVDCSGRRVASLDVDGVIKVWSFNPIMQTKASSISKSPLLSLEWATKRDRLLLLGSGVGTVRLYDTEAKKNLCEISIDEDMPRILSLACSPSGASFVCSAAAQSPVSHIDFSVINSGGKSMNQVPGKLLLWDTKTMKQQLQFSLEPEPIAINCTAFNHNGNLLVTGAADGIVRLFDMQQHECAMSWKAHDGEVYSVEFSYDENTVYSIGEDGKFIQWNIHKSGLKVSEYDLPREATGPFILSGYSGYKQVQFPRGRLFAFDSEGNYMLTCSSTGGVIFKLNGEEKVLESCLSLGGHRAPVVTVDWSTAMDCGTCLTASMDGKIKLTTLLAQKS